The nucleotide window TCGATGGAGCtttattaatgcaggcacacctgcttcctcGGCATTTTATTTTATCGCTGCTCACAAACCAACATACTGCAGGCACctctgatactgtcactgcttgtgggccacgtgttcctgctgtcagcctgctataccatgctcatggacgTCTAGAAACATTACTGCTCTAGTACAAGAGCGAAAGACTAAACGAAATCGCACCCACTTTGAAAAAATCACGTTTGACAAACCATAGGATGACAAGAATGGGATTCTTTGGTTGTTTGAGTACATAaatcaaagacactgcgttcagCATATTCACATCAGGCACTCGGACAGAGATAAACCCAGAGAAATTCTTctcacattttaatctgtaacTGCAGGATTCAACAAATTGTTAATTATCTCAAATTCActtacaatttttaaacaatttacaaagCCCACAGTGGATGACATTTGGTTCCGGCACACATCAGTTGCTTGGAAtatcattgtaatatttaatttgctttccgGCAcaccacttttattaataatgaagtttatcAATACACGTTTGTTTAAAACATATCATTTATTATTGatacagtttcattctgtctttattaggagctgtatcacagctaatgcatgtaaagccttaagTACGTGATAGTGTGAGTTCAGTTATCCCAGGGTGTGaggagaactgaaatttagtaaatacatattttaatagagtgtaaatcttcaaagtgttctgtcacttcaaaagcaaattacaggagcagggattgaacccacatAGACATTTGCTTATTGAGCTTAAGTCcaacaccttaaccactcagccatcccTAAAAACAGTTCCAGCGCTCTGTTACACAGTTCATTGAATATATTTATTCattgaatatattaatttaatatatttgttatatttttgaatGGAATGGGACTGTACACTGGTGGTTCCCAGGGGAAAACAGGGTTATTGAGCCATTGGGTATTCTGAGAATAAATTGGGTGGGTGAATGTAACCGTGTGGTAAAGTAAAACAGTCTCCTTAGATGAAgccctacagatgcagcccctGAAAGTGTATAAGACTTAAAATTTATAGTACTGCTGACACACATGGAGCGTCTACATCAGACCAAAATAGCGATGTGTTCGCTTAATTGTGCTGAGGATCTCCTTATGAATCTGTCTCATTCATCAATGGAAATAGaagctgtcactgtaaacttgGACGTGATGTTCCACAGTGTGCCTTTCCCCTTGTTGtgttcaagagtactcactgtgtgagctcctcactgcgtttccttttcttttcctgtgattATCTACATGGAGTGTTGTGACAAAATAGTCTTGAACATTTTCAGTTTGTGAAAGgaaacactaaagaaaatacaagtgattaacttttaaaatatcgacagtacagctagaagagtggaAGATAAAATACgatttataattaaattcacaatacacttaaggaaaacacaaacgcccgaacagggacttgaaccctggaccctcagattaaatgTCTGATGTTCTACAGGCTGAGCTACCCGGGCTCTACACGGTGAATGACACTGTTgtgatcctcgcaagtcacatgTCTCTTTTTGTGCCGAAGCgcagtcatacagtacctgacccgtctggaaggtcaactgacagactttatccagaagcgacggcaccactcccagtagaatgagtgagaaatacagcatgacatggggaggtaaggggctcccacaattcatctttcctcacattactgattttttcaatagcattttgaccttttttcactgtcagATTTTTTCGCATTTAATAAGATCTtaaaatcaacaacattaagaacgaaaacaaatggaacattttttggaacaacaattaaaaaaaaacgtttcaatgccttggttctataagtgtgcacaccctttataaagggagttgtaactatgctgaaatttaaagagcatttctgtagagaaaaaaacattttttctgctttgatGTTAAGCTCAGGGAGCCTGCCTTTCAGAAATTatatctctaaacaccttgcGCAGCCTCCCGAGAGACtaacaaatattgttttgagAAATTGGCTAACCCACCGGAAggcactaacgtttctcttcgttaAAGTATGTCAGTAACtgtttaacccaaaatgtttgtaattgtgaatttgttaaaattcaataaatagtCTATCAGCAGCAAGAAATTATTATGAAagtaaggttttttttatatcataaactgtaagacatgaagagagtttacaggtcgtatccttcgctttgtcttttaaattaagCGTTCGGGATTCAAACCTGTGTTCGgactgttgtgtttcttgaatttctTGCAATCATCAGATGTCGTTGTTTGGTCCATCAGTTTTTTTCTCGGTTGTACAATGGAATTCGCGCAGTTTTCAGCTCAGtgtggagtccagagggaggactcgctcgctgaatgatctctcaagaaatcccggtTGAGATTCAAAAGGTgtcttcttcaacagccacgacaCGTTTGAAgacctctggatttcctgaatatgacataaaattagttcaaatcatttggtagttaacagaactaaatgctttagaggtacatttaaaacagcagagcaacaccgTAGCACTTCGAGTGTGCCCGAGTTTAATTGTGTGAacttggctctctatgaacatgaGCAAAGAGTTCAcattcaacagaagattgcaatgtgagcacagaaatataaagcacctggagatgccgggacctcatacatgcgaagcatgcgctctaccactggGGTATATCCCCAACAGACTTATTAACAGAACTGAGatgtgctgatgctctctgaacacAATCCACCACTAACGAAggatgcctgcagtttcccacttttgtgtttcctctactacagagtaaattgataggaatgaagaaataaggaaggaaaaataactgCATCGAAGCTTCCAGAGATTGGTTAAAATGAATccgttatttttatatccagtcacacgggCGACGATGATTGATTTATCGAcggggagtgcttttttaccTCCTCACTCGACTACCTTGATTAAACTACGCATAGAACAACAGCAGTAcagatgattttcatggaccgaCTTGTTTTGTACAACTCGAGTGATAAAAAGGGCGAaaaagggcgaaacaacgctccaaccacaggaatggtaacaggaaggatcatgttatttaatatgtcctttggAGATACCTTGTCAACGCACACAGGCGTTAGAGCTGGACAAATAATTGATagtggtgtttgtaaacaatcattaaacatgttatttctaaaccaggaagaaaggagcagacttaaactttaagagacagaaacaacaccttatcacagctaacattaattaaaatgacatcacaacaaaagagcggagccttgagtgaatcaaattagttttcattggacgtctgtctcttcataactttgtaggtgagagggaGGATTGCGGAAATGTGCCGGTGTTTCTcagaagtgcgttggtggtatagatGCCTTCTAAATAATTGAGCCGGGTTTGAATCCTGGTAGGTGCatccccaaatcttttcaagaaaatctgTGATCCGGTAACATATCTTTTGAAACTAGCATTCAAGGTAGGATACGTGTTCTTATATACCAAAAAACTCTATAAGGAAAAggcagatctctgtacacaagacggCAGTGCGATCTTAGAATTCCTGTGTTGTTGACGGATTCAgactccttctcagaggtctttgctcaccaaataactttgcagctgaggaagagcaccCCGGAAAATACCAAACACAACAAGCGAGcgtgttggttgctcttgctcttaatgcaaggagctgttttttttaatcattattaaccaaaaacattagcacaggtaggtcgcatttgtgattatgtcacttctctgcttcagcaaggtcaataaaatactctgaaagtagtaaagcaaaactgaactcaaaatcatattaggaattctgagcgatatatccatacaggtaatccaataagaatgttgaaatatttgaatatcatctctctatatatttcgctgctttttaccaggagtaaaactattggattgaaggaatgctaaccgctgggttaaaatgtataattgttatttggagaaatctgtaaactcgtgatcttatatgttttaaaagacagcacaggaaaaaacgacagtgctgattattttccggagacagagcactgatgacctttccgagctgattgataaagcccacccagtggatactctagcagaacttcaaagaacattcacctctgtatccaaagaaaccacaggaacaacatcaggaagcacaattaattccccttttttttcctgtaaggtatgctatgtgaattcatgaagttaatcctctgatctcttttgagcatgaacaaagtatttctgatggagcgctctGTTCAAAGATAAGCTATTAaccctgccaacgattcggcgtgaagaattaaaagtttcacagacaaaagcagctcaccaccacagccaatattaaatttacttgccggtacactatcatgtgcactgcctcaaaagtgatctcggcagatgttgttccctacataaagctgaacgtgccaaagagaatttctgttgaggaaacaaaatattttttctgccttgatgttaagcctgtcttttagaaagtctatctctaaacacctcccgcagcctaacaaaaagcgcttttactgatcgtattgcaggtcttaaaacactaacatttggcagcagtgggatttgaacccacacccccagagagactggagcctaaatccagcgccttagaccgctcggccacgctaccgtCCTCCATGTCCATCTTCCTCACATTCCTGGCTTGGAAAATGccgggggcttcagctcttgtcgtcggatctaatgatatcatgacatgtggaagtgactgcaccttcatcttccgagatgctttcaatagcacaaatgctactttcaccggcacaaacatagcaataacaaaagaggtgggtttcatcctttgtgctgtttgtaggggcgcAACTCTATGTCGCAACTCTATGTCgatctactgacttgaagagcaaaaatcaaaatcctctgctattactgttgcttttttcatagtttctttaaatccttcatttgaacataGATTTtgacgactgttccaaaggggcaccctgtcaattccgaatacttttcaaaaatctgcctgcatgtttgattattgtcatttcatttcgaaaaagttcaatattgatcataactaaagaaaataatgatcacgaacaaaaaagggataaagatgcgagtcgatcttgaatcacagctgggtgacacggtcttctgttctgatatggttgtacgagaaacaggaggaatcgccaatctcctatagaacatgagttgaatcaggagtgagacatttcgtatactcgtgcatatgtcaacgcctgacctacatcgtaaaactaacattaagttgtcagagacattcatttatatacaaacaagagacagaccaagtaataattctacattagttcaggtgggtaaacctgaactaactaactaataaacctattaataattctacattaacgtgcctacactgatcagactaattgacatggtctgattcagagcctgtgcagttcgtgctaattacaacaaggacagttctgaaccctcatcaccgaactgagcacaagttcagctgttctccagttttgttacgcatggtttttcattgcaattgagttcagagctggagctgtgttttgggtaagttgtcgaaattcgcatgaggctgcagacaacttacccaaagtgttttctatagctttcaggtgcagttcatttatataaaagaatgtaagtggtataaactcaacaagccagacggcagtcgaacctataattttctgacacgaggcctgacgcgttattcattacgtcactgaccctgctattgcagggctaaaaaaacacgttttctacatttttgtctgtttaaaaatcactctcttaaaaagacaaagggtttgtgtgtcgcgcAAAAAGTCCGCTTCATTTCGAACgcaaataaaaaccgttttgttccaagaaatcatacatttgtcacatccttcatactatacttccctcttgtattagtaaagcattttgatttaaactgaacaatatatgaaaggtttcatctatacacttacaataagtatacgaataaatactcggaagaagctgcagctcaggtattagagagatttaaaatcagatcggaggatttagagtccagagtgaaaaccaacagctgacacaggtcttttatagaaccgttttgatttcctctactttgtccccgtgacgtcattgtcctgctcgcagccgagcccgacacacatcTGGTTTTTGTCGCTGGgcgcacaccctgcggtccatgtgggtcctaataccccagtacaatgacggggacactaaactgtaaacaggtgccgtccttcggctgagacgtaaaaccgaggtcctgactctctgtgatcattcaggagaatggtggtggtggaggggagtccccattacctgtaaagggcattgagtggagtatccagaacagcgctatataagtgtaagcaataatgattattataattataatgtaaaatgcaataaaaaaaatcaaactttgattcaaaatagattaatgtaaaaactgataaagctaatgcttttttcagtgctatatctactttttttaaaaaaagcgaagtctgtcgcgattgtgagagttagagaatgtgttccagcgggtgccttcatatcatgagcgtcagtctcgcccgtagctgtgagaaggttaaaagcgcacaagtgatctgtagacgatgttcggggaagaaataattctgttttcagcacagggagtgagaatgagctcagcccggctcccagcagaatccattctggtttggttattgttagactgtgcgtctgaggctctttggatcgcaacgtaaaaaaaacaattgctcacatcgtgtgacttccacgacaggaaggaaagatatcacttaaaaaaatcagaactgaagatttggatcttGGGcctcaacttaaaaataaacagagtttaacgacaggaaattgattccagttgtcagaTCGCGTATACGTATACCTTAGCTTTGTGCAACAACCTGAAACTTTCAGgtaccataaataatattattgctaaacatatgccattctaatctgcaagcaaccagaatatagaatacaaatttttgtataaaaatgcattaagtccTGTTCTACACCTGCATGCTTTGGAAGCACTGGCCTACCtgtatcaaaatatcagattgtgtttctgcaacatttcgtgcataGTACGccattttatctaaaacagtcacaacgagggctttacatgcagtctggggtattttccccttttatatttttgccactttatatcgaacctgttatactcccagaagtgcacagtagcttgtacttaataaaaatgtacaatttaccactggtataaacagatgtgtgccgtgtttgcctttgtaagcatttgtttaaaaaataagttcacaatacgataaaaacacagaaagcacaaactttataatacaacgatacaaaatcaataccaaatcattatgccaattaagtaactatcctttgaaaacagagaacacctttatatctacaaaaaacttgacatttgtatgtatttttgaattacaaagcagatagtgtagtcccttaattcaaagatcagatcttggccaaaacaagacaatcagacgtgggctgaattcggaacaggagcctTTGCTTCCTcgattattgagcttttgatcaatgtctgaataaaacagatttGCTTTTTtgactctttgattaaagtacacgaaaagcaccttccttcgagctAGAAtcaaaccagcgacctaaggattccctgctgactccactacagtcctccgctctaccaactgagctatcgaaggtaTGCGTCAGTattgctctctggcacatactgcccaatgaagtaaaatgtgaaatgggtgatttaaatcccacttcgacatcaagtttccaactcgtttccttagtcttgtttaccttgaatttaagccacgaaccaggattctactgtataaacttccagggatattacaaaatgtttgatgggtcatcaatcattccaggcggaaattgattccttttttttctcgagggagcATATTAAAcgtttcattagtatcgagatGAGGATCACCAGTAGACacaaaacagtttctttctgtctttattagaaagtagcgtttgtgttacattaataatattttcgtggaaataaagaagttgtaaattttaaaaatttttatttgaatcgaaatgtggttttgagttaaatattagcgtgttcatgtaattagtttgtgtttgtcattactatatatattgccatgttaccagaatttgtaactgaagtttactagttgtgttttttatgatgattagacatttgaatacaatattgtacagtatataatgtataatttgaactacatattgttcaggtgtgaataattgtatattttaagaatacatttctaaaacaaatcattggctttatttactagtttctacacctataaaaatctttctttgatgtataatagacatcaaagaaagatgtctattatacatcaaagatgagcagtgtgtgtcgtgTTCACAGCTGATAACTAGAAGATGTCTGGAAGAGGCAAAGGCGGAAAGGGACTCGGGAAAGGAGGCGCTAAGCGTCACCGTAAGGTTCTCCGCGACAACATCCAGGGAATCACCAAGCCTGCCATCCGCCacctggctcgccgtggggGAGTGAAGCGGATCTCCGGGCTGAACTACGAGGAGACCCGCggggtgctgaaggtgttcctggagaacATCACCTGCACCGGGCACGCCAAGCACGCCAAGAGGAAGACCGTCATGGACGCCATGGACCTGGTGTACGCGCTGAAGCGCCAGCGTACCCTGTACGG belongs to Lepisosteus oculatus isolate fLepOcu1 chromosome 14, fLepOcu1.hap2, whole genome shotgun sequence and includes:
- the LOC138242849 gene encoding histone H4 type VIII-like translates to MSGRGKGGKGLGKGGAKRHRKVLRDNIQGITKPAIRHLARRGGVKRISGLNYEETRGVLKVFLENITCTGHAKHAKRKTVMDAMDLVYALKRQRTLYGFGG